A window of Candidatus Pantoea floridensis contains these coding sequences:
- a CDS encoding carbon starvation CstA family protein produces MNNVKTGVIWLVVALIGAGAFAMLALSRGEHVNAVWLVIASVACYSIAYRFYSLFISKRIFELDDRRRTPAERLSDGLDYVPTNKWVLFGHHFAAIAGAGPLVGPILAAQMGFLPGTIWILVGVMFAGAVQDFLILFISTRRDGRSLGEMARQELGSFAGVVTMLGALGVMIIILSALALVVVKALANSPWGLFTIAATIPIALFMGVYMRFLRPGKIAEVSIIGFVLMMAAIIYGGNVAADPYWGPLFTLKGTELTWVLVIYGFIASSLPVWLLLAPRDYLSTFLKIGVIIGLAIGILFAMPEMKMPAVTKFIDGSGPVFSGALFPFLFITIACGAISGFHALVSSGTTPKLVERESHIRFIGYGAMLMESFVAIMALICASVLDPGVYFAMNSPAALIGTTVESASQAINGWGFVVTPEMLSGIARDVGESTILSRAGGAPTFAVGMAHIITEVFNSRAMMAFWYHFAILFEALFILTAVDAGTRACRFMVQDLVGTVVPSMANNRSWLGNMAGTTVAVAGWGFFVYQGVVDPLGGINTLWPLFGIGNQMLASMALILGTVVLFKMKKQRYAWVTILPTAWLFITSMTAGWQKIFHEKPSIGFLAQANKFSKGIDDGIVIAPAKTVADMQTIVFSNQINAALCAFFMLVAVTMLVAAFFVIRRALNSTVPTTHESEISLRKEVRNV; encoded by the coding sequence ATGAACAACGTCAAAACCGGAGTCATCTGGTTAGTGGTGGCGTTAATTGGCGCAGGCGCATTTGCCATGCTGGCGCTCAGTCGCGGCGAACACGTCAACGCCGTCTGGCTAGTGATTGCCTCGGTCGCCTGCTACAGCATTGCCTACCGCTTTTACAGCCTGTTTATCTCTAAACGCATCTTTGAACTGGACGATCGTCGTCGCACACCCGCGGAACGCTTAAGTGACGGCCTCGATTACGTCCCCACTAATAAATGGGTGCTGTTCGGCCACCACTTTGCGGCGATTGCTGGTGCAGGTCCGCTGGTTGGCCCAATTCTCGCGGCGCAAATGGGTTTTCTGCCCGGCACCATCTGGATTCTGGTTGGCGTAATGTTTGCCGGTGCGGTGCAGGACTTTCTGATTCTGTTCATCTCTACGCGTCGTGATGGCCGTTCGCTCGGTGAGATGGCACGTCAGGAGCTCGGTTCGTTCGCGGGCGTGGTTACCATGCTCGGTGCGTTGGGCGTGATGATTATCATCCTCTCAGCGCTGGCGCTGGTGGTGGTAAAAGCGTTAGCAAACAGTCCGTGGGGCTTGTTTACCATCGCAGCCACCATTCCGATTGCGCTGTTTATGGGCGTGTATATGCGCTTCCTGCGGCCGGGAAAAATTGCCGAGGTGTCGATTATTGGCTTCGTACTGATGATGGCGGCGATCATCTACGGCGGCAACGTGGCAGCCGATCCTTATTGGGGGCCGCTCTTTACGCTCAAAGGCACTGAGTTGACGTGGGTGCTGGTGATCTACGGTTTTATTGCCTCTTCGCTGCCGGTGTGGCTGCTGCTGGCACCACGCGATTATCTCTCAACTTTCCTGAAAATCGGCGTCATCATTGGTCTGGCGATTGGCATTCTGTTTGCTATGCCGGAAATGAAGATGCCCGCCGTCACCAAATTTATCGATGGCAGCGGCCCGGTATTCTCCGGCGCGCTGTTCCCGTTCCTGTTTATTACTATTGCCTGTGGTGCGATTTCCGGCTTCCACGCATTGGTCTCGAGCGGAACCACACCGAAGTTGGTGGAGCGCGAAAGTCATATTCGCTTTATCGGCTATGGCGCGATGTTGATGGAATCGTTCGTGGCGATTATGGCGCTGATTTGCGCTTCGGTGCTCGACCCGGGCGTTTACTTTGCCATGAACTCTCCTGCCGCACTGATTGGGACTACGGTGGAAAGTGCCTCGCAGGCCATCAACGGCTGGGGCTTTGTCGTGACGCCGGAAATGTTGAGCGGCATTGCCCGCGACGTCGGCGAAAGCACGATTCTGTCACGTGCCGGTGGTGCGCCGACCTTTGCCGTAGGTATGGCGCATATTATTACCGAGGTGTTTAACAGCCGGGCCATGATGGCGTTCTGGTATCACTTCGCGATTCTCTTTGAGGCACTGTTTATTCTTACTGCGGTTGATGCCGGTACCCGCGCCTGTCGCTTTATGGTGCAGGACCTGGTGGGCACCGTGGTACCGTCGATGGCCAATAACCGTTCATGGCTGGGTAATATGGCCGGCACCACCGTGGCGGTAGCAGGATGGGGCTTCTTCGTTTATCAGGGCGTGGTCGATCCACTTGGCGGGATTAACACGCTGTGGCCACTGTTTGGCATCGGTAACCAGATGCTGGCGTCGATGGCGCTGATTCTCGGCACCGTTGTCTTGTTCAAGATGAAGAAGCAGCGCTACGCCTGGGTCACTATTTTACCTACCGCCTGGCTGTTCATCACCTCAATGACGGCCGGATGGCAGAAGATCTTCCACGAGAAGCCCTCCATTGGTTTCCTCGCGCAGGCGAACAAATTCAGCAAAGGTATCGATGACGGCATCGTTATCGCTCCGGCCAAGACCGTTGCCGATATGCAAACCATCGTGTTTAGCAATCAAATTAACGCGGCCCTGTGCGCCTTCTTCATGCTGGTGGCGGTCACCATGCTAGTGGCAGCCTTCTTCGTGATCCGTCGCGCACTCAACAGCACAGTGCCGACTACCCATGAATCCGAAATCTCCCTGCGCAAAGAGGTACGAAATGTCTGA
- a CDS encoding exoribonuclease II — translation MFQDNPLLAQLKEKLHAQTPRVEGVVKGTEKGFGFLEVDAQKSYFIPPPQMKKVMHGDRIQAVIHTDKDRESAEPETLVEPFLTRFVGRVQRKDDRLSIVPDHPLLKDAIPCRAERSVSHDFQNGDWAVAEMRRHPLKGDRGFYAELTEFIVTADDHLAPWWVTLSRHNLERQAPDVGFGEMLDENLQREDLTALHFVTIDSASTQDMDDALYVEENADGNLSLTIAIADPTAYVAEGSELDKLAAKRAFTNYLPGFNIPMLPRELSDNVCSLRPNERRPALACRVTVLKDGSLADDVHFFAAWIESKAKLVYDNVSDWLENSGSWQPESEAIAQQIRLLHQLCLARSEWRQTHALVFKDRPDYRFVLGEKGEVLDIISEPRRIANRIVEESMILANVCAAKVLQEKLGFGIYNLHTGFDLANAEQAAGVLAGHGITVDPQAITTLEGFRQLRRELDAQPTQYLDSRIRRFQSFAEVSTEPGPHFGLGLEAYATWTSPIRKFGDMINHRLLKAIVRGDSIARPQDELTTIMSERRRLNRMAERDVGDWLYARFLAPFAGTDRKFSAEIIDVSRGGMRVRLQENGAVAFIPAPFIHAVRDELVCSQESGTVQIKGEVAYRVTDIIDVTIAEVRMETRSVVARPAA, via the coding sequence ATGTTCCAGGATAATCCGCTGCTCGCGCAGCTTAAAGAGAAGCTTCATGCGCAGACTCCGCGTGTTGAAGGTGTTGTTAAAGGTACGGAAAAAGGCTTTGGCTTCCTTGAAGTTGATGCTCAAAAAAGCTACTTCATTCCGCCACCGCAGATGAAGAAAGTGATGCACGGCGACCGCATTCAGGCCGTGATCCACACCGATAAAGACCGCGAGAGTGCCGAGCCGGAAACCCTGGTTGAGCCGTTCCTGACCCGCTTTGTCGGCCGCGTACAAAGGAAGGACGATCGCCTGTCGATTGTGCCGGACCATCCGCTGCTGAAAGACGCGATTCCGTGTCGCGCCGAGCGTAGCGTGAGCCACGATTTCCAGAACGGGGATTGGGCAGTAGCGGAAATGCGCCGTCACCCGCTGAAAGGCGACCGTGGCTTCTATGCTGAACTGACCGAATTCATTGTCACGGCGGACGATCATCTCGCCCCGTGGTGGGTCACGCTGTCACGTCATAACCTCGAACGCCAGGCGCCTGACGTCGGCTTTGGTGAGATGCTTGACGAAAATCTCCAGCGTGAAGATTTAACCGCGTTGCATTTTGTCACCATCGACAGCGCCAGCACCCAGGACATGGATGATGCGCTGTATGTGGAAGAGAATGCCGACGGCAATCTGTCACTGACTATCGCTATCGCCGACCCTACCGCTTATGTCGCGGAAGGCAGCGAGCTGGATAAGCTGGCCGCTAAACGCGCCTTTACTAACTATCTGCCGGGCTTCAACATTCCGATGTTACCGCGCGAGTTGTCTGACAACGTGTGTTCACTGCGTCCGAACGAACGTCGCCCGGCGCTGGCGTGCCGCGTAACCGTGTTGAAAGATGGCAGCCTGGCTGACGATGTGCACTTCTTTGCCGCGTGGATCGAGTCCAAAGCCAAACTGGTTTATGACAACGTCTCCGATTGGCTGGAAAACAGCGGCAGCTGGCAGCCCGAAAGCGAGGCGATTGCTCAGCAAATTCGCCTGCTGCATCAGCTGTGCCTGGCGCGCAGCGAGTGGCGTCAAACCCATGCGCTGGTGTTCAAAGATCGTCCGGACTACCGCTTTGTGTTGGGCGAGAAAGGCGAAGTGTTGGATATCATTTCCGAGCCGCGTCGCATCGCTAACCGCATCGTTGAAGAATCCATGATCCTCGCTAACGTCTGTGCCGCAAAAGTGCTGCAGGAGAAGCTGGGCTTTGGTATCTACAACCTGCATACCGGTTTCGACCTCGCCAATGCAGAGCAGGCCGCAGGCGTGCTGGCAGGTCACGGCATCACCGTTGATCCGCAGGCGATTACCACGCTGGAAGGCTTCCGCCAGCTACGTCGTGAACTTGATGCGCAGCCTACGCAGTATCTCGACAGCCGCATCCGTCGCTTCCAGTCTTTTGCGGAAGTGAGCACCGAGCCAGGCCCGCACTTTGGTCTCGGTCTTGAAGCCTATGCCACCTGGACGTCACCGATTCGTAAGTTTGGCGACATGATCAACCATCGTCTGCTGAAAGCGATTGTGCGTGGCGACAGCATCGCCCGTCCGCAGGATGAGCTGACGACGATCATGAGCGAGCGTCGTCGCCTGAACCGTATGGCTGAACGCGATGTCGGTGATTGGCTCTATGCGCGCTTCCTGGCGCCGTTTGCTGGTACCGATCGCAAGTTCAGCGCCGAGATCATCGACGTGTCACGTGGCGGTATGCGCGTCCGCCTGCAGGAAAATGGCGCGGTCGCCTTTATTCCTGCTCCGTTCATCCACGCGGTGCGTGATGAGCTGGTGTGCTCTCAGGAGAGCGGCACCGTGCAGATTAAAGGTGAAGTCGCTTATCGCGTCACCGACATCATTGATGTGACCATTGCGGAAGTGCGCATGGAAACCCGCAGCGTGGTTGCCCGTCCAGCCGCCTGA
- a CDS encoding FdhF/YdeP family oxidoreductase: MKFKRKIQPYRAAAGGWGSLEATTRFVLDSKAALKNMRNLMRMNKARGFDCPGCAWGDDNKSTFSFCENGAKAVTWEATRRVVAPDFFAQHSVSTLYQQSDYFLEYQGRLTHPMRYNSATDHYEPISWDDAFALIAQHLQAMDHPNQMELYTSGRASNEASWLYQLFGRVMGTNNFPDCSNMCHEASGTGLKRSIGVGKGTIRLDDFDHADAIFVFGQNPGTNHPRMLHSLRHAADHGAKIVTFNTLRERGLERFADPQKPLEIVTSMAGTISSAYYQPNLGGDMAAIRGMVKTLLEMQRERLAAGEAGIFDQTFISANTQGVEEYLAAVDNTRWDDIVRQSGLSEAQIREAAAIYQSAERVIVTWAMGITQHKHSVDTVREITNLQLLFGQLGKKGAGLCPVRGHSNVQGNRTMGIDEKPSKPFLDALGTHFGFEPPREHGHNTVEALNAMLRDEVKVLIALGGNLAAAAPDSPVTEEALQHCGLTVHISTKLNRSHLVPGHEGLILPTLGRTERDRQASGNQYITVEDSFSMVHASEGVGIPLAETQRSETAIVAGIAHATLGSEKIDWLAMAGNYDLIRDHIAATIPGFDDFNNKCDIPGGFYLGNAAAELRFNTPSKRAEFSAAALPTSLFPQLGDVAVPFTLQTLRSHDQYNTTIYGLDDRYRGVYGQREVVFIHPDDMASLGFSEGQLVDIETLWNDGLTRRVSGFKLVPYNIPRGNLAAYYPETNPLVPLSSFGDGSGTPTSKSVPVKLALTAALPSQRIA, translated from the coding sequence ATGAAATTTAAACGTAAGATTCAACCTTATCGCGCCGCGGCGGGCGGCTGGGGTTCATTGGAAGCGACTACCCGTTTTGTCCTTGATAGCAAAGCAGCGCTGAAAAACATGCGTAACTTAATGCGCATGAACAAAGCGCGCGGTTTTGACTGCCCGGGTTGTGCATGGGGCGATGACAACAAAAGTACCTTTAGTTTCTGTGAAAACGGCGCAAAAGCCGTGACCTGGGAAGCGACGCGACGCGTCGTTGCTCCAGATTTTTTTGCCCAGCACAGCGTGAGCACCCTCTATCAGCAAAGTGATTATTTTCTCGAATATCAGGGCCGCTTAACCCACCCTATGCGCTACAACAGTGCCACCGACCATTACGAACCCATTAGCTGGGATGACGCCTTTGCGCTGATTGCTCAGCACCTGCAGGCGATGGATCATCCAAACCAGATGGAGTTGTATACATCGGGTCGTGCCAGCAATGAAGCGTCATGGCTTTATCAACTGTTTGGCCGTGTGATGGGCACCAACAACTTCCCCGACTGCTCCAATATGTGCCACGAAGCCAGCGGCACTGGCCTAAAACGCAGCATCGGCGTGGGTAAAGGCACCATTCGTCTCGACGATTTTGATCATGCGGACGCGATTTTCGTCTTCGGCCAGAATCCAGGCACCAACCACCCGCGCATGCTGCACAGCCTGCGTCACGCTGCCGATCATGGCGCGAAAATCGTCACCTTCAATACCCTGCGCGAGCGCGGGCTGGAGCGTTTTGCCGATCCGCAAAAGCCGCTGGAAATCGTCACATCGATGGCCGGTACGATTAGTTCTGCCTATTACCAGCCCAATCTCGGTGGCGATATGGCGGCGATTCGCGGCATGGTGAAAACGTTGCTGGAAATGCAGCGTGAACGTTTGGCGGCTGGCGAAGCGGGCATTTTTGACCAGACGTTTATTAGCGCAAATACCCAAGGCGTTGAGGAATATCTAGCCGCCGTAGATAACACCCGCTGGGACGATATCGTGCGTCAATCCGGTCTGAGCGAAGCGCAGATACGTGAAGCCGCGGCAATTTATCAAAGCGCTGAGCGCGTCATCGTGACCTGGGCGATGGGTATTACCCAGCATAAACACTCGGTGGACACCGTACGCGAAATCACCAACCTGCAATTGCTGTTTGGCCAGTTGGGCAAAAAAGGCGCGGGCCTGTGTCCGGTACGCGGCCACAGTAATGTGCAGGGCAACCGCACCATGGGTATCGATGAAAAGCCGAGCAAGCCGTTCCTTGATGCACTGGGTACCCACTTTGGTTTTGAACCGCCGCGCGAGCACGGTCATAACACCGTTGAAGCGCTGAATGCGATGTTGCGTGATGAAGTGAAAGTGCTGATTGCGTTAGGCGGAAATCTCGCGGCGGCAGCACCCGACTCCCCCGTTACCGAAGAGGCGTTGCAGCATTGCGGTTTGACCGTGCACATCAGTACCAAACTGAACCGCAGCCATCTGGTGCCGGGCCATGAAGGACTGATTCTGCCAACGCTGGGCCGCACCGAACGCGATCGTCAGGCCAGCGGTAATCAGTACATCACCGTTGAAGACTCTTTCAGCATGGTACATGCCTCAGAAGGCGTGGGGATTCCGCTGGCGGAGACGCAGCGTTCCGAAACCGCGATCGTTGCGGGTATTGCGCATGCCACCTTAGGCAGCGAGAAAATCGACTGGCTGGCAATGGCGGGTAATTACGATCTGATTCGCGATCACATCGCTGCGACCATTCCGGGCTTTGACGATTTTAATAACAAGTGCGACATCCCCGGCGGTTTCTATCTCGGCAATGCCGCCGCAGAACTGCGCTTCAACACACCAAGTAAACGGGCAGAATTCAGCGCCGCCGCCCTGCCGACTTCACTGTTCCCGCAGTTGGGTGATGTGGCCGTGCCGTTTACGCTGCAAACTCTACGTTCACACGATCAGTACAACACCACCATTTATGGCCTCGATGACCGTTATCGCGGCGTGTATGGCCAGCGCGAAGTGGTATTTATCCATCCGGATGATATGGCGTCGTTAGGTTTCAGCGAAGGCCAGCTGGTGGATATTGAAACGCTGTGGAATGACGGATTAACGCGGCGCGTTAGTGGTTTCAAGCTGGTGCCGTACAATATTCCGCGCGGCAATCTCGCCGCCTATTATCCGGAAACCAACCCGCTGGTACCGCTCTCCAGCTTTGGCGACGGCAGCGGTACGCCGACCTCAAAATCGGTGCCGGTCAAGCTGGCATTAACTGCCGCCTTGCCCTCACAACGCATCGCCTAA
- a CDS encoding PTS transporter subunit EIIC — MKNLASQIHAFGKALMMPISVIAAAGIFLGLAAAMQNPAITGDAFANLQVPQLIIGFIRKVAGALFANLPLFFAVASAIGLAKAEKPTAAFAAVIGYIAMNVGISSTLASKGLTAATTTPEALQKAGMDQTAAMMTSAEYIDMLGIFTYNMSVLGGVIAGLITVVLHNRFYTQQLPTAISFFGGRRFVPIVTVVVLPLVGVLLALIWPTIGEGIAWVGLMIGKSGQYGAFLLGTSERLLIPTGLHHILNETVRFTPIGGMATVEGQSVVGALNIFNTSLTHPGAIPDDTVRGATQFLAQGKIPVMMFGLPAAALAIYHTARPEHKQRVKALVLAGALTSFTTGITEPLEFCFIFVSPVLYILHAVLTGLSFMLMSMLHLMIGNVQGGAIDLVVFGILGGTKTHWWWTIVLGVMYVPIYYYAFRFVITRMRVETPGRESDEEQKPEQVAADERTKVIISGLGGEANIEDVDCCFTRLRVRVKEMKQVVDQTLLTTGANGVNRVSEHDVQVIYGPQVEKIANEVKSALGVA, encoded by the coding sequence ATGAAGAATCTGGCCAGCCAAATTCACGCTTTCGGTAAAGCTTTGATGATGCCGATCTCGGTGATCGCCGCCGCAGGGATCTTTCTTGGGTTAGCCGCCGCAATGCAAAACCCGGCAATTACCGGAGATGCTTTCGCCAATCTGCAGGTGCCACAACTGATCATTGGTTTTATTCGTAAAGTGGCGGGAGCGCTGTTTGCCAATCTGCCGCTGTTCTTTGCCGTGGCCAGCGCCATTGGACTGGCAAAAGCCGAGAAGCCCACCGCCGCATTCGCCGCAGTGATTGGTTATATCGCCATGAACGTCGGCATCAGCTCCACGCTGGCGTCGAAGGGCTTGACGGCGGCGACCACCACGCCAGAAGCATTGCAAAAGGCTGGCATGGACCAAACCGCCGCGATGATGACCTCCGCCGAATACATCGACATGCTCGGTATTTTTACTTACAACATGAGCGTGCTGGGCGGCGTGATCGCAGGTTTGATTACCGTGGTGTTGCACAACCGGTTTTATACGCAGCAGCTGCCCACGGCCATCAGCTTCTTCGGTGGACGTCGTTTTGTGCCGATCGTCACGGTGGTGGTGTTGCCGCTGGTGGGCGTGCTGCTGGCATTGATTTGGCCGACCATCGGCGAAGGCATCGCGTGGGTTGGCCTGATGATTGGTAAAAGTGGGCAATATGGTGCTTTTTTGCTTGGCACCAGCGAACGCCTGCTGATTCCCACCGGCTTGCACCATATTCTCAATGAAACCGTACGGTTTACGCCGATTGGTGGCATGGCGACGGTGGAGGGGCAAAGCGTTGTGGGCGCGCTGAATATCTTTAATACTTCGCTGACGCATCCCGGCGCGATCCCGGATGATACGGTGCGCGGTGCCACGCAATTCCTTGCCCAAGGCAAGATCCCGGTAATGATGTTTGGTTTACCGGCCGCCGCACTCGCGATTTATCACACCGCACGGCCCGAGCATAAACAGCGCGTTAAAGCACTGGTGCTGGCGGGTGCATTAACGTCCTTTACTACCGGTATCACCGAGCCGCTGGAGTTCTGCTTCATCTTCGTTTCGCCCGTGCTCTATATCCTGCATGCGGTGCTCACCGGCTTGTCCTTTATGCTGATGTCGATGCTGCACCTGATGATCGGTAACGTGCAGGGCGGCGCCATCGATTTGGTGGTATTTGGTATTCTCGGCGGCACGAAAACCCACTGGTGGTGGACGATTGTGCTGGGGGTGATGTATGTGCCGATTTACTATTACGCCTTCCGGTTTGTGATTACGCGCATGCGTGTGGAAACGCCGGGGCGCGAATCTGATGAGGAGCAAAAACCGGAGCAGGTGGCGGCTGATGAGCGCACCAAAGTGATCATTAGCGGGCTCGGCGGTGAAGCCAATATAGAAGATGTCGATTGTTGTTTTACCCGGCTGCGGGTACGGGTCAAAGAGATGAAGCAAGTGGTCGATCAAACCTTGCTCACGACCGGTGCCAATGGGGTTAATCGCGTCAGCGAACATGATGTGCAGGTGATTTACGGCCCGCAGGTTGAGAAGATTGCTAACGAGGTGAAAAGCGCTCTGGGCGTGGCGTAA
- a CDS encoding general stress protein, with the protein MNKQSYRGGAGNFANNPERAREAGKAGGQASGGNFRNDPERAVEAGRKGGKISRRPPTKSE; encoded by the coding sequence ATGAACAAACAGAGCTACAGAGGCGGCGCAGGGAATTTTGCCAACAATCCGGAACGTGCCAGAGAAGCTGGCAAGGCGGGAGGCCAGGCCAGCGGTGGTAACTTCAGAAACGATCCTGAAAGAGCCGTCGAAGCGGGTCGGAAAGGAGGCAAAATAAGCCGTCGTCCTCCAACGAAGTCTGAGTAA
- a CDS encoding LysR substrate-binding domain-containing protein: protein MDIKQLIYLCNLERERHFGRAAEASFVSQPTLSMRLKNLERELGLSLINRSNNFDGFTPEGERVLTWAREIVSVYQGLKLEVESLKHGVNGTLRLGVMPQCSVALPALLKAVEIRYPQLDYRVSAMSADQLLEALNSHTVDGGIGFFELTSLRELHFQTALLKDPGVEALFNPHYFPALLEHETLSLSMLASHPLCLAEPTRYFRRYLDGQLRETGLIPRVIVESASIMQLLQSTQVGLGVMVSPCGHLLPELLQNLARRPIEIAPMGRQAALVIAEPGRASPLAQHFFDEARRHLPD from the coding sequence ATAGACATCAAACAGTTAATTTATCTGTGTAACCTGGAACGCGAACGCCACTTTGGACGTGCGGCTGAGGCCAGCTTTGTTAGCCAGCCAACGCTTTCAATGCGGCTGAAAAACCTTGAGCGCGAGTTAGGGTTATCGCTGATCAATCGCAGCAACAATTTCGATGGTTTCACGCCGGAAGGCGAGCGCGTACTGACGTGGGCGCGGGAAATTGTCTCGGTTTATCAGGGTTTAAAGCTGGAAGTGGAATCGCTCAAGCATGGCGTGAATGGCACCTTGCGGCTGGGCGTGATGCCGCAGTGCAGCGTGGCGCTGCCGGCATTATTAAAGGCGGTTGAAATACGCTACCCGCAGCTTGATTATCGCGTTTCAGCGATGAGCGCCGATCAGCTTTTAGAGGCGCTCAACAGCCACACGGTAGATGGCGGGATTGGCTTCTTTGAGCTGACCTCCTTACGCGAGCTGCATTTTCAAACCGCTCTGTTAAAAGATCCCGGCGTGGAAGCACTTTTCAATCCTCACTATTTTCCGGCACTGCTTGAGCATGAAACGCTGTCGCTATCGATGCTCGCCAGCCACCCGCTGTGTCTGGCCGAGCCAACGCGCTATTTTCGCCGTTATCTCGACGGCCAGCTGCGTGAAACTGGCCTCATTCCGCGCGTTATCGTTGAAAGCGCGTCAATTATGCAACTGTTGCAAAGTACGCAGGTGGGATTGGGCGTAATGGTGTCGCCATGCGGCCATCTGCTGCCGGAGCTGTTACAGAATCTGGCGCGTCGGCCAATTGAGATTGCCCCAATGGGGCGCCAGGCAGCGTTGGTGATTGCCGAGCCAGGCAGAGCTTCACCGCTGGCTCAGCACTTCTTTGATGAAGCGCGTCGGCATCTGCCCGACTAA
- a CDS encoding CMD domain-containing protein produces the protein MEQRRSPGHDHWFYESQTRPNTTATAPLVPEAAYIEDRFLLGLQQEATALQPLLTRFQPTLLAARDLSQILFPDTLATSLTHTLTLYDRLSTALTVAQVAGVQRLCNHYSARLNPLPGPDSSRESNNRLTQITQYARQLAMQPELITTNSISALDAVGLTEPDIVTLNQLIGFVSYQSRVVASLHAMMGLPVRWIPGVSPPPDASAALFASSAGWQPALKPVELRYASAEQLAAVTFCQGIDGVDDAIWLLVHDAQALYGFATLKQRLSTHFAAEEALAQAVCARVLGCRRQFGQLTGEWRAALLQDVENAGTASPVIAIGAQLTRQPDRFSAAHLQPLLNAGWGTERIFTLLQAVAFANWQDRVLMALGETR, from the coding sequence ATGGAACAACGCCGTTCTCCCGGCCATGACCACTGGTTTTATGAAAGCCAGACTCGCCCTAATACTACCGCCACCGCACCGCTGGTGCCCGAAGCCGCCTATATCGAAGACCGTTTTCTGCTCGGTTTGCAACAGGAAGCCACCGCACTCCAGCCGCTGTTGACGCGTTTTCAGCCCACACTGCTGGCCGCACGCGACCTGAGCCAGATCCTGTTTCCCGATACGCTCGCGACCAGTTTGACCCACACCTTGACGCTGTACGATCGTCTTAGTACCGCGCTGACGGTAGCGCAGGTGGCCGGCGTTCAGCGCCTGTGTAATCACTATTCTGCGCGGCTTAATCCTTTGCCAGGCCCGGATTCCTCACGTGAAAGTAACAATCGCCTGACGCAAATTACCCAATATGCTCGCCAGCTGGCGATGCAGCCTGAATTGATCACCACTAACAGCATCAGCGCGCTGGATGCAGTGGGATTGACGGAGCCCGATATCGTCACGCTGAACCAACTTATCGGGTTTGTCAGCTATCAGTCGCGCGTTGTGGCCTCGCTGCACGCGATGATGGGCTTGCCGGTACGCTGGATCCCTGGTGTTTCTCCGCCACCCGATGCCAGCGCAGCGTTGTTTGCCAGCAGCGCTGGCTGGCAGCCTGCGCTAAAACCGGTGGAATTGCGCTATGCCAGCGCCGAACAGCTGGCAGCGGTGACTTTCTGTCAGGGAATTGACGGGGTAGATGACGCGATCTGGTTATTGGTACACGATGCACAAGCGCTGTACGGTTTCGCCACTCTGAAGCAGCGACTGAGCACACATTTCGCTGCGGAAGAGGCGCTGGCACAAGCGGTCTGCGCACGCGTGCTGGGTTGTCGCCGCCAGTTCGGGCAACTGACGGGCGAATGGCGCGCGGCGCTGCTACAGGATGTGGAGAACGCGGGTACTGCATCGCCGGTGATAGCGATTGGCGCCCAGTTAACCCGCCAGCCCGATCGCTTTAGCGCGGCACATCTGCAACCCCTGCTCAATGCGGGCTGGGGCACCGAACGCATCTTTACGCTGTTACAAGCCGTGGCGTTTGCTAACTGGCAGGACCGCGTGCTGATGGCGTTAGGAGAAACCCGTTAG